Part of the Vagococcus teuberi genome, AAAAACACATTTAGTTATCCCTCTTGATAGTGGCTATTTTTATCTAAATAAAGATGATTTATCTCCTAGAGAGATTGTATTAATTACAGAATTACTGATAAACAAGCAACCCAAAAAACAAGTAAATAATCATGTTTGGTATAATATTTTATTTAATCATGGTGAGTTACCAAGTACACCTAAACATTACCGTATTATTCAAATGAATTTAAGGAAAAATACGAGTAACAAAGATAGTTGGCTAGCCCATTTTTCTAGTTTATTTGACTGTGTAGTAGATTCCTTCTTTGTTGATGACACCACAGCCATTATTGTCGAAGAACAAACAAGTATCTTCTACTCAAAGGAAGACATTAAATCAATGATACTAACACTGGAAGCTGAGTTTTTAATTCAAGCAACTATTTTTGTTGGAAAATACCAAGCTATATCTCATGATTTTATCGACTGCTTTAATGAAGAAACGACCATTTTCAAACTATATAATACTTCGTTTCATGCAAATGATGTGTTTGAATTTCAAGATGTTGCTCTTAAGTATTTAACAAAAAAAGCCATCAAGGATAGTCCTTTGATGACTAGTTTATACAATACAACGAATTTCGATGAAGAAACGATACGAATGATAAAAACCTTATGGCAAGAGCAAGGTAACATCACTTCAAGTGCTAAAAAGCTCTATACTCACCGTAACACGTTACAATATAAGTTAGATAAATTTTCAGAGCAAACAGGTATTTCATTAAAAAATATGACTGATTTGACTCTTTATTATCTACTTATTCTCTCACTCTAGTTTCTATTATTGTTACCAAATAATAGAAATAGACGTAGTACTTGGAGTAATGAAGCAACTGCTGCTGCCACATAGGTTAAGGCTGCTGCAATAAGAACTTTTCTAGCCATCGCTAACTCATCATCATCTAAGATATGATTATCACTTAAAATAGCTAGTGCTCGTTTAGATGCATTAAATTCAACTGGTAATGTCACGACTTGAAATAAAAATGTTAAGGCAAAACACCATAAACCAATTGTCACCAAAGCTGGTGTTGCGCTGAAGAAGATAGCACCAATCAAGATTAATGGAATCGATATTTTAGCACCAAAATTCACGACAGGGACTAAAGCAATTCTTAACTTTAATGGTGCGTAATGTTTTTGGTCCTGTACCGCATGACCACACTCATGAGCTGCAACACCTATTGCTGCAACAGATCTTGAATCTGCTACAGTTTGTGATAAACTCAGTATCTTCGTACTTGAATTGTAATTATCCGTCAAATCTCCTGATATTTGTTGCACACCAACATTATGGATACCAGAGTCTTGTAAAATCAAACGAGCGACATCTGTTGCTGTGTAACCTTTTCTGTTCATTACTTTGTCAAATTTCCGATAAGTACTGTTGACATAACTTGATGCCAACATCGAAATAAGCATCCCAATAATAACTAGAATATACGTACTATCAAAAAACGGGTAAAACATTATATAAGCCTCCTCGCTATTAATCATACTGTCATTGTAACAGATTTTATAAAAAACGTTTATAAATTACAGTTGAAAAATAACCAAACATACATATTTAATGGTGTTTTAATAAATTCTTAATATAAAGCCAACTCTTCTTTATTAAGTAGATTTCTTATACAAAATAAGGTATCTTAATAAGAGACGGATCTAGTAAAATGTTATAATATATAAGCACTTATTATGAAAGGAATACATCTATGCGCGAACTTCTTGATACACCCACTCAACGTAGAATTCATATTTTAGAACAATTAAATGAAGTCTCAGATTGGATTAGTTCTAACGAATTGGCAAAAAGTAATAATGCTTCACTAAGAACAATAAATAACGACGTAAGCTACCTGAAAGAAAATTGGTATCCCCATCTATTAATTGAAACGTCAAAAAAAAATGGGGTTAGGCTTCAAACACAACCCAGTAGCCATATTGAGGTTGTTTATCGCTATGTTTTAAAAAATTCTGAAGCATTTCGCTTAATTGAATCAGTTTTCTTTGATACTACATTGAGCATTGAAAAATGGGGAGAAAAGCTCTTTATCAGTGAATCTTCTCTTTATAGA contains:
- a CDS encoding helix-turn-helix domain-containing protein, which codes for MDSQSLQALFPNGTVESVYRETKTHLVIPLDSGYFYLNKDDLSPREIVLITELLINKQPKKQVNNHVWYNILFNHGELPSTPKHYRIIQMNLRKNTSNKDSWLAHFSSLFDCVVDSFFVDDTTAIIVEEQTSIFYSKEDIKSMILTLEAEFLIQATIFVGKYQAISHDFIDCFNEETTIFKLYNTSFHANDVFEFQDVALKYLTKKAIKDSPLMTSLYNTTNFDEETIRMIKTLWQEQGNITSSAKKLYTHRNTLQYKLDKFSEQTGISLKNMTDLTLYYLLILSL
- a CDS encoding zinc metallopeptidase, producing the protein MFYPFFDSTYILVIIGMLISMLASSYVNSTYRKFDKVMNRKGYTATDVARLILQDSGIHNVGVQQISGDLTDNYNSSTKILSLSQTVADSRSVAAIGVAAHECGHAVQDQKHYAPLKLRIALVPVVNFGAKISIPLILIGAIFFSATPALVTIGLWCFALTFLFQVVTLPVEFNASKRALAILSDNHILDDDELAMARKVLIAAALTYVAAAVASLLQVLRLFLLFGNNNRN